The Pseudoxanthobacter soli DSM 19599 sequence TCGTGGACGCGCAGGAAATCGAGCAGGATCTCGGCCTGACAGCCGCGCGTGCCGAGATGAATGTCGGAGAGGAACAGTGCGCGGTAATGCCGGTGCGAACCAGCCTCCTCGCCGTCGTGCCCCAACGCGCCTGCTTCGTTGAAGAAGCGTTCCACCATGATGCCGTCTCCGCCGCCCGGACCAAACCGGAGTGGCAGCCGGCCCTCACCGGCCGCACGGTCGCGGCCGAGAGAAGCGCCGGGCGCCTGCGGATCAGGAACGCGATTCCGATCTCAAACGTGTGACGACGACCGGCTTGACAACCGCAGCGACGGCCACAGCGCATGGAAATGGTGCACCGGTCCGTGACCGGCACCGATCTGCAACACGTCCGCCGCACGGATGGCTGCGGTCAGGTAATCCTTGGCCATGGCCACCGCGTCGCCGAGCGGCAGGCCATCGGCCAGACCGGCCGTAATCGCCGAGGACAGGGTGCAGCCGGTCCCGTGCGTGTTGGTGGTGGCGTGGCGCGGCGCGCGATACCAGCGGGGCGCCGCTTCGCGGGTGAGGAGAACGTCGGCGCTTTCCGCACCGCCAGCGTGACCACCCTTCATCAGCACGGCGCGGGCACCGAGCGACAAGAGTCGCTCGCCCTGCCCGATCATCTCGCTTTCGGTCTCGGCGACGGGCTGGCCGGAAAGACGCGCCGCCTCCGGCAAATTCGGTGTGAGCAGGAAAGCGCG is a genomic window containing:
- the thiD gene encoding bifunctional hydroxymethylpyrimidine kinase/phosphomethylpyrimidine kinase, giving the protein MTASPAKAPPIALTIAGSDSGGGAGIQADLKTFSALGVYGASVITALTAQNTLGVSAVHDVPPAFVRAQMDAVFSDLDVRAVKIGMVSRADVIRTIAEGLDAHGAGPVVVDPVMVAASGDSLLVPEAVAVLSEALVPRAFLLTPNLPEAARLSGQPVAETESEMIGQGERLLSLGARAVLMKGGHAGGAESADVLLTREAAPRWYRAPRHATTNTHGTGCTLSSAITAGLADGLPLGDAVAMAKDYLTAAIRAADVLQIGAGHGPVHHFHALWPSLRLSSRSSSHV